A region of the Caballeronia sp. TF1N1 genome:
CGGCTCAGAATATTCGTTGCATGAACTGCGCGTCGCACCGGCGCGAGGTCGAGATGCAGCGCTTGCATGGCATCGCGCAGATGCGCGGCGGTGCGCTGTTATCGCCGGGCCGTGCCGACATCAAGGCGCCGCCTTCCTGGCGATGCGCGTGGGGACACGTCTGGGATGCGGATATCGAATCCGCGCAGCGTTCATGGTGTGCGGAGTGCGGCCGGACGGTGTTCTCGAAGTACCGCTGAGTCGCGCAAAAAAGAAAAGCCGGCGAGTGCCGGCTTTTGAGCTTCTTTGTCGGAGCGATGGCGTGGTTCGCCTGCTACTCGCCGGGCTGTTGGCAAAACCGTGCGCTCTTTATTCGTTACCTGCCTGGCGCGCCTGTGCCTTTACCCACAACTCGGTCGAATGCCGCCCATCTTTTTTGTGGTCCGTTTGCGCTTGAATCGACTTCCCCCGTGCGCAGACACAGTATCGAGGCAACGGTTTTGTATGAGTGTTCGTTCTCGAACACACGCAAGCAAGATACGTGGCGGATAAACCCTTAACCGTCCAATCGGCTTTTCGACTAAGCCAGTTCTTCGTGTTTGGCCTCGTGACGCAGGTTCGCCGCGACGAGCGATTGCGTGACCATGCGTGCTTCGGCTTGCGCAATGTGTTCGAGCGTCGCGTCTTCGAGCTGGTCGGCATAGATGGCGAGTGCATCGCACAGGTTGGCGTGCGCTGCGTCGTCGAGCGTCCACTCGCCCGTGCCGGTGTGCCGCTCGTCCAGTTCGACGAGCGCTTCGTAGGCTGCGGTGATGTCGTCGGCGTGATCCGTCACGTGACCGAGCTGGCCGAGTTCTTCCGCGATCAGCAAATGCCGGCACAGCGCCATGAAGAGCGGCTTCGAGCCGTGTCCGCGCCGGAAGGCGTCGAGTGCGGCATAGGCTTGAAGCAGCATGGCGTTGGTCATCGGTTCGCGGGCGGCGCGGCTATAGGTCAGCGCGCGCAACAGCGGCGACATGGCAGGACGGCCGGACTTCATATTCGTCGATTTTTTCTTCACGGAAATCTCCGGAACAGGTTCTTGCTCGCGCACCCGAACCGGCGGGCCGGGACGCTTCGTGCAATGAGCATGGAAACATCATCGCACTCGATAATTAGTGTTGTCTTAAGACGCGTCAGGCTTTGCAAAGGCGCGCCGTTCTCAAGCCGGGCTCAGCGATTCACCCGCCACGCGCACTCGCTCGCCGACCGTGACGCCAGGCGCGCTGTCGTAATTGAAGCTGCGCACGCTGCCATCGTTCATGCGGACTTGCACCTGATACGACGTCGTCTTGTGGACGACATGTTCGATCTGATTGCCCGCGAGCCCGCCGCCAAGTGCGCCGATGATCGTCGCCGCCGTGCGTCCGCGACCGTTACCGATCTGCGTCCCCGCCAAACCGCCGACGACCGCGCCGCCTATTGCGCCGAGACCCGTGGTGGGCTGCGCGGTCTGCACCGCGTTCACCGCCATGACCTGGCCGGCATACGGATCGTACGCCGGTTGGGCTTCGACCGCTGCGGGCGCCGCGGCCGCCACGCTATGTGCCGTCGTCGACGCCGGTTTCAAGTGATGCCCGCGAACCGCACGCGGCAATCGATCCGCGTCGCTCCCAGTCAGAGCCGGCGCGCTTGCGGGCGACGCCTTGGCGACTTGCCCATCTACCAGCGGCGAAGCCGTCACGGCCGTCGCGGTGGCTTTCGATGACGGCAGAAGGCCGGTCATCGCGGCCACGCCTGTACCGCAAGCGAGGATCACCGAGACGGCGGCCGCTGCCATGAGCGGATGAATACGCGAGGGCTTTTGATCGAAGTGGGGTACGGCGTTCATGGCAGCGTCTCCGTTGAGTGCTTGCAAGGCATTGATGCCTGCCTGCTATAACGCCGCGTTTGCTGCCCGGTGGACGCGTTCGGTGTGACATTTGTAAGCAAACATCTCCGCTTGATTCGAACGAGGAGGCGTTTGAGAAGCGTCGCGTCACTTCGCGGCGGGCAAGTCACGCGTGTTGAGTGTCATGGCGACGAGCGCGTAACCAAGGAGATGCGGAAAGGCGCCGGTCATGCATGAAGACAAAAAAACGCTGGCATGCCGGGAAGCGCGCCGAAAGCAAAAAGCCGCTGATCCTTGCGGAACAGCGGCTTCTTTTGATGCTGGTGGCGAATCAGGGAGGGCAACCCACCCAGGGCGATTCGCCAACCAAATCAATCGCTTGGCGCTAGAAAGCCAAAAGTTTGCCAAAATAAGGGTGGCTCACCATCAGTATCACGTGACGTCATCACTTACGCAAGTCTGGAAAGCTCCTCAGCTAACCGTCCTCCGCCTGTTCCAACGGCTCAGAAATAGAGCGCGTGCGTTTCGAAGGTGCCATGGGGAGACCGCGACGTGCGTGCGAATCGTCTCGTGTTACTCTCTTTGCTAATCGTTGAGAGTTGTGTGCGGCAATTGAAAAAAACTGCGGAGGTGTTTTCGCGAGAGACATCGCTTGGAGTGCTTTATGTGGTTGGCTGGAGAATGTAGTGACGACAGCCGACAATCGCTACACGAACTTAATATTGAGCTTCGTGACATATAGAATGAGAGTCGAGAGAAAATGGCCACTCTTGTTGAAAACTTCAAGTTAAAAATTTTTCCTAGCTTTATGACGTGGTTCACGGTTTGTTGCGTAACGTTTTTTATATCCGGGATTTTTAGCGGCAAGGGCGATGTTCTTGATTTTCCAGGTATTGAGGTCATACAAAGATTTGATGAGCCACTCTTCATCTTCATTTTTCCTATTGTTGCTGGATTGTTTTGGTCGTTGATTGACGCGGTCTCTTCGGTCGTGCTGGGGCTTGTTGTTCTTTGGGAAAGGTTGAAGGCTTGGGTGGTGCGATTGATGATAAGAAGAACTGCTGCCCCGAAAAATAATTTGCTCGCAGTAATATCGGGAGGTGGTTCCAATAAGCAAGTCAAATTGATGTTTGCGAAAGAGTCTATATCTCAATTCATCGCGCTAGGCTCGATCGAGATGTCAATAAGTGTTTTGTCAATGCTGTTGAAAACATTAGTTAATGCGCCTATTCTTTGGCGCACTATTTTCAATGGCGCGTGGCCGGCGATGCTGCTCTGGGTGATAGCATTGTTCTGGGATTGGCGCCTCTCGGCATCTTCAATCGCTGCTGTCGGGGTGGCATCCGTTGTGCCTCAAGGACAGCCTGGTCAAACGGTGGCAGGAGCTACGCCAAATCCAAGCATCACCCCGG
Encoded here:
- a CDS encoding glycine zipper 2TM domain-containing protein, with amino-acid sequence MNAVPHFDQKPSRIHPLMAAAAVSVILACGTGVAAMTGLLPSSKATATAVTASPLVDGQVAKASPASAPALTGSDADRLPRAVRGHHLKPASTTAHSVAAAAPAAVEAQPAYDPYAGQVMAVNAVQTAQPTTGLGAIGGAVVGGLAGTQIGNGRGRTAATIIGALGGGLAGNQIEHVVHKTTSYQVQVRMNDGSVRSFNYDSAPGVTVGERVRVAGESLSPA